In Armatimonadota bacterium, the sequence ACCAACCGGAGTGGGCAAGACGGAACTCGCCCGCGCGCTGGCCGAGGTCCTGTTCGACGACGAGGAGGCGATGGTCCGCATCGACATGTCCGAATACCAGGAAAAGCACACCGTCTCGCGTCTGGTCGGAGCGCCGCCCGGCTACGTCGGCTACGAGGAGGGCGGGCAGCTCACCGAGGCGGTGCGCCGCCGGCCGTATCGGGTCGTGCTATTCGACGAGCTCGAAAAGGCCCACCCCGATGTGCTGAACATCCTGCTGCAGGTCATGGACGACGGCCGTCTGACCGACGCCCAGGGTCGCACCGTGGACTTCAAGAACACGGTGCTGATCATGACCAGCAACGCGGGGTCGCACTACCTGCGCGATTTGGATCCCGACGACGCCCCGGCCTTCGAACTGGCGAGGGTCCAGGTGCAGGACGAACTGCGGAGGCTGTTCCGACCGGAGTTCTTGAACCGCATCGACGAGATCATCGTCTTCCGTCCGCTGTCGCGCCAGCAACTGGAACGCATCGTCGATCTGCAGATCGCCCTGCTGCGCAGACGACTGGCCGACCTCAAGATTGCGATCGAGGTCAGCCCGCAGGCGCGGGAGTACCTGGCCCGCGAGGGGTACAACCCCGACTTCGGTGCCCGGCCGCTGCGCCGGCTGATCCAGCGGTCTGTAGAGAACCCCCTCAGCCGCATGGTCCTAGCGGGCGAACTCCGCGAGGGGGATCGCGCGGTCGTCGACATCCGCGGCGGAGTCATTGCGATCGAGCGGCGGGAGCCCGTTCCGGCATGACGCGGCTGGCCGCGCGGCGGGACAGCGCCAGGACGCCGACCACCACCGCCGCGGCGAGCACGGTGGCGGCGGAGAAGCCCGCCGCAACGAACGGCGGATAGACCAGTCCGGCGAGCGCGCCACCCAGGTAGTAGGCGGCGACGTACGTGCCGGCGACACCGCTGCCGCAGCGGCCGGCCAACCCACCGGCGATCCCCTGCGCGGCGAACAGGCCGAGCAGCATCAGGGCGAACCCCGCGAACAGCAGCGGGCCGGGGGCCAGTCCGAGCACCCAGAGGCTGGCCAGCGCGACGCACAGCGCGATCCGCAGCGCCGCCGACTCGCCCGCACGTTCGGCCAGCATCCCGCCCAGGCCGCCGCCCACGACGCCAGCGGCGTAGGCGACGTAGAAGACACCGATGGCCGTCTGCGAGAAGCCGGCGGCCTCCAGGCGGTAGGGCAGCAGGTTGGAAATGAACAGGTTGACGAACAGGATCGCGGCGCCCACGGCATACAGCGGCCACTCCCGCAGCGAGTAGACGGCCGGGGGCGCGACCGTCCGTGTGCGGCTGCCCAGGACGAGCGCCGCCAGCGGCAGCGCCGGCAGCGATAGGGTGACCAGAGCCGCCCGGACACCCAGGCCGTCGGCCAGCACGCCGCCGAGCACGCGCCCGAGGGCACCGCCGACAG encodes:
- a CDS encoding MFS transporter, giving the protein MGPALLLSGVALFAALYAPQPMLPALERLYGAPPGSAGWGMGLPLAALVVFSPVYPRIGLPAGWTIAGGLCGVALAGTAAAFAPTMAWFVAFRFLQGAALAAVPALAFALLPTVYPDRARSLAGVLVAGNAVGGALGRVLGGVLADGLGVRAALVTLSLPALPLAALVLGSRTRTVAPPAVYSLREWPLYAVGAAILFVNLFISNLLPYRLEAAGFSQTAIGVFYVAYAAGVVGGGLGGMLAERAGESAALRIALCVALASLWVLGLAPGPLLFAGFALMLLGLFAAQGIAGGLAGRCGSGVAGTYVAAYYLGGALAGLVYPPFVAAGFSAATVLAAAVVVGVLALSRRAASRVMPERAPAARSQ